Below is a genomic region from Vitis riparia cultivar Riparia Gloire de Montpellier isolate 1030 chromosome 5, EGFV_Vit.rip_1.0, whole genome shotgun sequence.
aaataattttttttccctatagtCCATTATTAGAGATGTCTTCCATACTTGCGAGTATTTAATAGctagaagaataaaaattataaacatgtgTCATCTAtgcaatcaaaatattaaaaatactgacaatatttaaaaatctctCCTTTATTTAAGGAATTTAGGATTGTATCAAGTTTAATTGTTCTATGCCTCTTTTGTATGAAGGTGATTTTTATCTTGTATTAAAATGAtgtttaaaactataaaattaattacaaaattttcaactatgAAAAAATTGCTATTATCTTGTCGAATGTATGAAttcataaaaatcatataatgtTTAGGAAGATCTAATCAAaccctttttttataattgggAAAGTTATcttaaactttcaaaatcttcagGAGTATGTGATTAGCTCtttatcttcaaaatgaatGACACAATGTCTCGGGAGTGATTGACAAATAGATTCATTGGGTTCTTCTAATTAATggtatatttaaattaaattttaatagtttAAGGATAAAGAATAGAAGTGTATTATGATGGGTTATTAGAGATTCTAatggaattataaaaatgattatagattctaatggaattataaaaatgattataagtAGACATGTGGTTAATAATACATCAATAATTATTACATAATGCATGACTTTAAGAGATGATGTGTTAGCAACAAAACACAAAGGGTTTTTAAACCTAGAGATTGAAAGTGACTCAAAAATAGTAATagatttcataataataataaaaataatactcCTATTTCTATTATGTTATTACTGGAGGGTATTTGAAAGTCAACTCAAGATTTAAATATCTATAATtatcttcatatttataaaaaatcaaatagaacAACAAATTGTTTTGTTAAGAAAGATATTTGTAATATAAAATCTATCATTTGAATATCATATTCTCCTAAAGATGTTACAAAGTTTGATTTTAAAGATTATCGCGAgtcatttttaaattgaatttatagaCACTTTGCTTTATAGTTTCTTCggataaataaaaatgtcaaaatacaaAATTGGCCAAATTGCCCCTTCTAAAATGGCGTGACTCTATTGGAAATTTATGTGATTAATTTGATAAAGCCATAGGGTAGGGAGTTTAGTTAGCTTCAACTAAGCAGGTCACTTTGTTAGTAAAGAAGATAAAAGGAAGAGggtaattttgttaatttgcaataaatcacctaaaattttttaagggaaaagaaGAGTGGGCCAAGTAGAATTTTAGCAAAATTTAATTACCTTAGAATAAACTAAGAAGACCACAATAGCTAAGGAAATAGTTGGAGAATTTGCTTTAGGGTTCAAAATATGGAAATAATACTCCTAAAAAATAGCATGAAGGTTGAAGGTCGTTGGATAAttattgaataattaaaaatatagaaaatagattaataatatctgaagttttcaaatagacttttgaaaattatttttaagaatgattttttgaaaagtctTTTCAAACTAGCCTTAAATTCTTAACTATGAAACATATATAACATGGCAGTTTGGGATTATGGGTTGATTTCAGACCCTAAAAGCAAGGTATCGGGGAGGTCTTACATGACATGAATAGGGGAAATGTTGAAGGAAGGAGGGATAATCCAACAACAACAAATTCCTTACCTTCTTGTGCAATTTATCCTCTTGTTGCCAATTATGactgtttttttcatttttcattggGACTAGGGTAACTTAGGTTAGTCATAGTTTCATTAATAGAAAACCATATCAATGAATTCATTGAATTGATTAGGAGGGTAATGTCCTCCTTGCACAATTGAGGGGAAGGCTTCTTATATTATCATTAGAGGTGCATAAAATTAGGTGAACTCCACCTCGGACAATTAGAGGCACCATCCGCCCCACAACCCATGATCTTACCCAACATAACAACTTTAGCCAAAAGGAAAATAGCGTGGCAGGAAAAAACTGGGCGCACCAGACACAAGGCAGGGAAAAAGCTTGCAGAATGTAATGTAGTAATGTGGGGAGCAATTACAAAAGAAAGATCAAACTTAGGAAGAGGTAGGAGAAAATTCTGTTTATCGAAGAAGTAAAGAAATTTTTACCAACTTAGTAAATCTGTTTGTACATAGAAAATTCGAATTCTTTTGGAAGTAATAACTTTTCAATTGTGTAATAATCTTGTGAAGAGTTTGTGAGAATTATTTACcctaaaagtttttatttctcttgtttAGATTCGTTATAAGTTTAAATGAtattcataagattgacaacgGAGCGAATTCAGGATAGATCGTCACATCTCAATCTCGTCTCGTttactcaaaataatttttattttcatcccattaaaaaaattaaatatggtgGGACGAGGTGGGATATACATGAGAAATTCTTTACTCGCCCGCCCTAccttttaactttatttattttatttaaaaatttttaattatactaaaataaatatttcttataaataattaaattattatattttttaaaacttattttattaaaaaatattttttattattattattattattattattatctacgtattaaaaataggaaaaaaattaaattaaattagttttatatataatgaCAATACCCAAACCCACCTCAAATTTGACCaaggtttttagaaaaaaaatcttaagctcgtttatttaaatttcaaactcatctcATTAGAGACGAAGCGAGGCGGGTAAGCCAAAAACCCGCCTCATTGCAATCCCTATAAATTCATGATAATTTCTAGGGCAAGTTTCACcattatattttgtattataaaatgttttttatttggttgtataTTGTATTGATTTTCATTGGGTTCAGTAAAATAGCTTTAGCTTTGGTTAGTCACAGTCTCATCAATGGGGAAGCCATATCCCATTTGTTCATATCCTTGGGTTCAAATCAATGAATTGATTATGAATGCACCATCCTTGCAAAGTTGAGGCCAAGAGTTTTTATCCTCCCTTTGTGAGGGGATTTCTATTATCCAAGTAATCATGAAAAGCAAATTTCTCTAGCACCAGCATGATAGACTAGAAACACTACAATATTTAGCACATACATCAATGGAGGATGAACATTTTACTATCATTCATACCAAAAGCTCTCTAGTCGTCCGATACAGGCTGGTCAATGTAATAGGAGGTGATCAATGTAATCAATTTAATAAGTGCATGGTGGTTGAAAAGGTTGGTGTAAACTTTTTTCTGCTATTGGTAGAATAAAATcccttttgtttatttattcatccaaTATTCTTCCAGCCAATGAGTTGAAAATTAATCCATCATTCCAACCAATGGTGTACGTACCGATGTAGCAAAAAATTTAGACGGTTCAAAATATATGGTAAGAATTGAATAAGaatataaatgaatgaaatttaaatataggGATATAACTAAATAGAATTAGGATATAAAAATACCCTGTAATGTAACTAGAACTTAAAATAATACTTCcaatcttttcttcattttttaaaatatttaatttaaattcataattGCAAAAAAATATTCATCCTTCTCTTCACGTCATGATGTAATCATgtttaaactaaaaatgaaagcaaaatcatgatttttattttaattattaatgttatatttgttatttataattAGTAGATCGATATCAATGAGCAAGAAAATTTGGGAGGAATGAAAAATctaagagggtgtttggtaCATGAGAACGTGACATCTTATTTATTCTTTCCTCTAttcctatatttgattttgaataaattttacgAAGATATAActgaaatagaaaatgattatattaGAAATCAAATCCCACTTATAATTGAGATTTCAATTTATCATAAGTAAATGGTATTTCGATACATTCATctcataagaaaatataaaatagtttaaaattactattttactttTAGATTTCATTCATCAAATCTTGATGTCTCCTCATCTAgtcttattattaaaaacaattcatcAAATCTTGATGTCTCCTCATCTAgtcttattattaaaaacaaaaaaagcactctcaattttttttttaaattattttaaattatgtataaTTTCCTTTCATTCTCCTTCTTATTATTACTAACCATTAGAATGTAAACAAATAATCAATATTCTTGTATTCCTAAGTTTATATTTAATCTGAATACtagaaattaaattactaaatttatttttatttatcaaaaaataaaaatgaaaacaaaatattcatttctatttcaTACTctcgtgtaccaaacaccctaATAGTGGTAAAAATAAATCACGTGGAAAACAAATTAGCTATGAAAAAACTACAGAAATAATACTactttgaaattataattttctacATTCGCGTTGCATGGACCTATGACACCTCGattaaatattcaattaaattctCTGTGTACCATATATTCAATCAATTTCTCTGTGTACCAAATATTCAATCAATTTCTATGTGTACCAAATATTCAATTGAGTTCTCTGTGTACCACTACCATAAACGGTACCACGAAGCAATTGCTTAGCACAAAGCCACTTCTCTGTTACAGCATCTGTATAAACGGTACAACGAAGCAATAGCTTAGCACAAAGCCATGGCTTCTCTGTTACAGCATCTGGGGCTCTTCTTGCTTTTCTTCGTCTCTTGCCACAGCCAGTACCACCCACTAGACTCTCTAACCCCATCTGAGTTCCACCAAGTTCAAGCCATTGTCAAGGGGTCGAACCCTGGCTCCAGCCTCAACATGACCTTCCAGTATGTTGGGCTGGACGAGCCAGACAAGTCCATCGTCCTCTCATGGCTCTCGAACCTCAACTCTACAACCCCACCTCCACCTCGCCGAGCCTTTGTTATCACTCTACTCCACAGCCAAACCCACGAAATCATCGTTGACTTGTCAACTCAGTCCATCATCTCCGACGAAGTCTACGGTGGACACGGCTACCCTTTGCTGACCAGCGAGGAACAAACGGCTGCATCCGTACTGCCTCTAACTTATCCACCATTTATAGCTTCAATTACGAAGAGAAGTCTCAAGTTATCCGATGTTGTTTGTTCTACCTTTACAGTGGGGTGGTTTGGAGAAGATAAGAGCAGAAGAGTGTTGAAAATACCGTGTTTTTACACAGACGGGACAGCTAATTTATACATGAGACCGATAGAAGGGGTAACAATAGTAGTTGATCTTGACGATATGAAGATAATCGAATACTATGACAGATTAATGGTTCCGGTGCCGGAAGCGGAAGGAACGGAGTACCGATTGTCCAAGCAGAATCCCCCATTTGGTCCTCCCCTAAACGGTGTGTCGGCCATGCCACCAGATGGACCTGGATTCAAGATCGATGGGCACAATGTCAGGTTTGTGCAGCTTAATTGTTCAttgtatttgtttgttttgggtgAATTCATGGACTTCATGCTACGTCTGCTCAAAAGTCAGAAGTAGCTTTGGTGACTCGCATAGATCGTATAACATATTACAGGCTTACTTTTATTTCTCCGAAAATAacgaggaaagaaaaaaaaatataaaagaaaatgattttttttttaccactagaagatataaaataaaattaaatataattaaaattaattaaaatttatatatttttaaattatttaatttttataacgatgagttaaaataagtaaaatgagctTAAAgtaacaaatgaaaatattttattatttttttttgtcacttttttttttcattatacttttcttttttgttttctttctcttacattttctcttaaattttttaggaaccaaacataacataaatgAACAAAGTTGGATATAGCATACTCTCATATAAAAAGAATACACTTAACTTATGTCTTGAAAAAATAgggtttttttattatgttttctaaaacttattttaaaaaattgttttcaagttaaagattttttttaaaaaaaaaacaaatttaaaaaatatgatcaaacaggttatttttaaaaattattttcataaaataacaattaaacaatcttaagtatttttaaaaacagttttctatttttaaaaataagaaattatttttgaatcaCACGATCAAATAgattctcattttttaaaaaatttaactgtTGTTCAATCGTGATGTTAACGGGActtcataaatataatttatatttgttaaaattatataaaattaaaatcattactcTAATTTGGTCTTACTCGAAGGATAAAACTGATCGAACCATTTGGtctaatttggtttttaaaattatataatatggGTCATGGGCTTTAAAAAGAATCTCACTCTTCAATATTTCTACACCCTTACATAAGAATGTTCAATTTGATTATGTGTAGGTGGGCTAACTGGGACTTCCATATAAGCTTTGATGCACGAGCGGGTCTAATCATATCACTTGCATCAATTTATAATCTCCAGAAGGGCACATTTCGTCAAGTGTTATATAGAGGACACGTATCCGAGCTCTTTGTACCATATATGGATCCAACTGAGGAATGGTACTATAGAACCTATTTCGATGAAGGTGAATTTGGGTTGGGTATATGCACAGTCCCACTTCAACCAATGCTAGATTGCCCACCGAATGCAGTATTCATGGATGGGTATTATGCTAGCCAAGATGGCAAACCAATGAGTATATCAAATGCTTTTTGCATATATGAACAAGAAGCAGGAAGAATCATGTGGCGTCATACTGAGACTGACATTCCAGGAGAAGAGGTAAACAATTTTCCAACatgttttaatgtttttagCATGTAATTATGGTTTATATTAAATAGGAATTATCTATGTATTTGTCTCAGATAAAGGAGGTGAGGCCAGAAGTGAGCCTAGTAGTAAGGATGGTCGTGGCACTCACCAACTATGACTATATACTTGATTGGGAATTCAAGCCCAGCGGCTCCATCAAATTTGGGGTATAGTATGCCTACACACACCTTACCATTGTCGTCAGATAATGATATGGAAGTTAAACATTCTACCGAAGTAATGTTTTGGGTTTGGAAGTTCTAGATCCAAAATGAGTGGGCATATTAAGTTTGAAGCTTGGTAGAAAAACTATTAATACATTAACATTGATATGGTCAGTTGTAGTTTTAATGATATATCATTTTATGCCTCTCAGAGGTGAGGTTAACTGGTATACCAGCAGTGAAAGGGGTAGCATACACTCACACAGATCAGATAAAGGAGGATGTTTATGGCACATTGTTGGCACCTAACGCTATTGGTGTAAACCATGATCACTTCTTCACATACCGTCTTGATCTCGATGTAGATGGGGATGCCAACTCCTTTGTCAAGGCCAATTTGGAAACAAAGAGAGTAACAGACAATAGTTCACCGAGGAAGAGTTATTGGACGGTTGTGAGTGAGACTGCTAAAACTGAATCTGATGCACAAATTCAACTACGATTGAAGCCAGTTGAGCTAATAGTGGTGAATCCCAATAAGAAAACCAAGCTTGGGAACTATGTTGGTTATCGCCTAATTCCAGGGTCATTATCTAGTCCGCTTCTGTCAGATGATGACTACCCGCAAATTCGTGGTGCCTTCACGAAGTATGATGTTTGGATCACTCCATACAACAAGTCTGAAAAATGGGCAGGAGGGTTGTATATGGACCAGAGTCGAGGGGATTACACCTTAGCTGTTTGGAGCCAGAGGTATATATTTGCTAGTTCAATTTGTTAGCTGTGTTACCGACATTTTAAGAGGTTGGTTGTTAATTGGTATTAATTATTTCCAAACTTCTTGTTAATATGCACAGGAATAGGGAGATTGAAAACAAAGACATTGTGTTGTGGTACACAATAGGATTTCACCATGTTCCTTGCCAAGAAGATTTTCCAGTCATGCCAACATTGAGTGGTGGATTTGAGCTCCGACCCACCAATTTCTTTGAGAAGAATCCTGTGTTGAAAACAAAACCGCCTACTCCTGTGTCTTGGCCTAATTGCACCCACTAGGTCATAGATGGAATATGCACAAGAATGCTACTCTTGTTGGCAATATGAAAAATTCAGCTACTTTCGTAAGTCTTGACAAATGTTTTGCATTTTGCATTTAGTACCCTCATGGTATGAATAAATATGACTATTACTAATACTTTTAAtccctttttttaaataattattttagaaaatttaaaattatgttaaaattttaacGTAATTTTCGAAGGTTGGCTAAAGAATAGTCTCcccaacaaaattgaaaattatagatttttcctaattttatttttgaaaattccaagaCTATGTTTTCTCACGACACATGGGTTTAGATGGATTAACCTTAACCCTCCTCGGTATgcccctttttatttatttatttttgtttttgttttccttttcaatttattacttttaatatttttaaccttaacCTTAACCCgcccgtttacatataaaattaattttaaaattaaatttaatttaaattttaaaattaatttaatttaaaattttattttactatttttaatatatggataataataaaattttttaataaaataagttataaaaaatataataattttattatttataaaatatatttattttaatgtaattaaaaaattttaaagtaatttaaaataaaaaaataaaacaaaaagttaaatgggactgggcggggttgggatgggggcgacccATCCCGAACCcaccccgttgccattcctagtaTGTGACAATGAAAATATAATGTATCACCAAGAAATATGAGTTCGAGTGGAACTACAAAGAcccataaataataataataataataatactggATTCGTCtaaattcaattctaaagttgaatCAACATCCTATTACCATAAATCAACTATACTCTAGAATCTTATGATATTAGATCGAGACAGAAAATTTAGGTCTGTGACCTAATAATAATTACATACAAGTTCCTATTGAATTGGtgtttataatctaacaaggtaaacACTATCAATTTCTTAATATTACCTCTACAATTTTTAAGTatcaaatctttttattatgtGATTGATTAAGTACATACTTTAGCTTTCGAAAAACATATATCAAATCCCCTTAAAGAATTATCATGATTATAGATTTTATTATCAGAATGTCCTCAGGATCATTCAAGGGAATA
It encodes:
- the LOC117915096 gene encoding primary amine oxidase-like — its product is MASLLQHLGLFLLFFVSCHSQYHPLDSLTPSEFHQVQAIVKGSNPGSSLNMTFQYVGLDEPDKSIVLSWLSNLNSTTPPPPRRAFVITLLHSQTHEIIVDLSTQSIISDEVYGGHGYPLLTSEEQTAASVLPLTYPPFIASITKRSLKLSDVVCSTFTVGWFGEDKSRRVLKIPCFYTDGTANLYMRPIEGVTIVVDLDDMKIIEYYDRLMVPVPEAEGTEYRLSKQNPPFGPPLNGVSAMPPDGPGFKIDGHNVRWANWDFHISFDARAGLIISLASIYNLQKGTFRQVLYRGHVSELFVPYMDPTEEWYYRTYFDEGEFGLGICTVPLQPMLDCPPNAVFMDGYYASQDGKPMSISNAFCIYEQEAGRIMWRHTETDIPGEEIKEVRPEVSLVVRMVVALTNYDYILDWEFKPSGSIKFGVRLTGIPAVKGVAYTHTDQIKEDVYGTLLAPNAIGVNHDHFFTYRLDLDVDGDANSFVKANLETKRVTDNSSPRKSYWTVVSETAKTESDAQIQLRLKPVELIVVNPNKKTKLGNYVGYRLIPGSLSSPLLSDDDYPQIRGAFTKYDVWITPYNKSEKWAGGLYMDQSRGDYTLAVWSQRNREIENKDIVLWYTIGFHHVPCQEDFPVMPTLSGGFELRPTNFFEKNPVLKTKPPTPVSWPNCTH